The Verrucomicrobiota bacterium nucleotide sequence GCGGCGAACCTTTCCTTGTCTAAATGTTCAAAAGTCATTGTGCGAATCATGCCCAGCGCATTTGAAACTGTAAGGCAAATATATTTCAGGCCGCACATTCCAGAGCCATCAATAAAATAAGAGCGGTCATTGTGCCAACAGACAAAATAAGAGCTGTCTTCCAAAACAATTTTATACCATTGCGAGGGCTCAATATCTTTGGAGTAGAAAGCGGGTGCGGAAATGCTTTGAGCGGCTTTGGCGGCTTTCTTTTCGGTTGCAAGGGTGGTTTTCCAGTTTTCAAGCTGGGCGAACTTTTCATCAATGTTTGAAGAGCCTAAGCCCCCATTGTTTGCCGTGTTTACTTGCTCAGCGGCCTTAACTTCTTTAGAGTAGATTGGGGGCTCGCTTGGTTTAGCGGGGGCTTTCGTTGTTACATTAGACGGATTGGACACTCTAACAGGCGTTTTGCTAGTAGTATATTGAACTAACTTAGAGCCAATTTTTTTGAATACATTCATTTTGTTTATGATTCTGATTTTTCTTTACAGACAATGAAGCTTTACAGTGAGGCTTCAATGATAGGGGTGTTGTCAAAAGCAGGTTTAATGGTTGCGCTAATATTTTCGGTTAAAACAGCAAGCCTTTGTTTCAAATCAAGCCATTTTTGATAACGCTGGCTAAAGGTTTCATCCCTTCTGCCAAACGTTCTAGCAAGGCTTTTCATGCGTCCGTTAAGTTGGGCGGCAAGTTGAATCTTTCTAGCCGTTGGAGCGTCTGTAAAGGTAGGTTGGGACTCATGGCGCGGCCTTTCCTCTGGTAGTAGCTGAATGATGCGCCTTATGGGGTTCCCTATATCCGGGCAATATCCCAAAACATCAAGGAAAGTCAGGCGAACAAATGCTTTTACTCTGGCGTCCGTCTCTTCATTCCCATCTGTCAAAAAGCCGTCATGCATAGGGATAACCCATTTTATTTGATTCTCTATCAGCCAAGAAACCATACATTCAACCATAATATAAGATTCTAATCTCTGTAGTTTCGCGGCCATATCTTTATCACCGTTAATCTTGTGATAAGTAAGGGGAAAACGTTCTAAAAACCACTCAGCAACATAATTTTGCACTTGTCCGCCAACCCATTTTTGAAAGTCTTTTTTGCAGGCTTCCCTTTTGGTTTTGTCAGTGTCCCCTGTAATGGTGTTATAAATATCCCCGGTAATAGCGGCTTTATACTCTTCCCATTCCTCTCGCGCTACAAACTTTAACAATAACACGGGGAAACAAGTGGCAACATCATACTCATTGACCTTATCAGAATGCTTAAAGAAAATAAAGCGGCGATAATGCTTATTGCAGATAATGACAGGATGAAATAACCGATTGCCCCGCTTGCCATATCGCACAGAAAAATTGTGGCAATGAATGGACTTTAAAACGGCTTCCCCGCTAATCTTCCGCGCCATCTCTTCAATGGTATCAAAATAAACTTGCTCATTATATCTAATCTCTAAATTGTGGCAGGCATTGGCAGTATGGGCAATTATAGGGTTAGTCATATCAATATCATTCTTTTTTGCGTTAATCTCTGGGCTTAAAACTTTTTGCGCTCTCTGGCGTTTATACTTTTGGATTGAGCCCCCCTCTTTGGCGGCATCTGTCAGGGCATAGCACTTGCAAAACCCTTCTTTGCCGTTGCGCGACTGTGAAAAACTTTCCCGCCCATCGCTGTTATGCTGGATTTTGATAACGCCCCAAAGTTTCAAATCATCAATATACTTGCGGTAGTTATTGCCTAACTTATTTTGCCAAGTTTTGCGGGCAATGTTTGCAGACTCAAAATTTTCATCCTTATAAGGCAGGCAATGAATCATTGACGTAACAAAGGCATACTTGGCTTGCTCTTTCTCTGGGTGCGCGGCAATAAAGGGCCATAACATATCAGGCACAAAATAATCATCGGTGTTAATATCAAGGTAGTTGGCTTTCTGTTTAGTTGGCGGAGCGGGGCGGCTAGTTATTGTGTTTAGGATGGCTTTCGTATCGGCTTTCATAATTCAAAAGGGAAAAAAAGAAGCCAGCGGCGTTGAAAGCCTCACCCCGGAAAGGGAATGATAGGACGCTACTGGCTCTAAAATTATGTTTAATCATATTATGTTTAGCCTTTCGGCAAGGGGGGCTTTCGGCTCCCTGTAATAATCTGTTGTTGTCAACAAATACCAAAAAAACATCAGGCGCGGCGGCTAACTAACTTTATCTGATATTAATTTATTAAGGACTTGGCTTTGGCGTCAACGGAAATATGCCCGCAAAGTGTTATTTTCCCGCTCAGTGTATTTTTTGGAATAATTGGCAAAAAATATATACGCCATTCCCTCTATATTATCTATAACCTCTATCCCTCTCTCTCCCTTCTTCTAGGGGCCATAAGTGCATGTATAAGGAATCTTTTTGGCTTAATTCTCACTTTTAAACATCCCAAAAGTATAAACCTTGGGTAAGTTGGGTAAGTTGTCACAATTAAAACCTAAATTTTTACACCTTAGACCTCACACCCTTAAACCTGTCCAAAGGGGGGCATTCCGGGGAAAATAGGGGAACCATGGGGAACCATGGGGAATCTATGGGAATTGAGCTAAGGCATTCCCAAGGTACTTCCAAGGTACTTCCAAGGCATTCCAAAGGTATCTTTAAGGAACCGCCAAGGAACCGCCAAGGAACCGCCAAGGAATCAAAGGGAAAGGCATAGGCGCAAAAGGATAACTTAGCCGGAACGATTCAGGCTTAGAGAATGGCGCTTGATGGCGGATAGGCGCTTGATATTGCAGGTTTTGCCCCCCGGTTGTGGTTTAGTTGTTACAATTAAGCGTTGCCAGCCGAAAAAAAGGGGCTCTATAGACAGTTTATGATTGACTCAATATAAATTGCCTGTTAGGGTGACACCATGAAAGAAAACGCGCCAACAGAAAGCAAAATATGCGAAAACAATAAGTTGCTCTATACAATTAAAGAAACAGCGCACCTATTGAGCGTAAGCGAAAAAAGCGTGCGGCGGCTCTTAGAACGCGGTTTATTGAAGTCTTCCCCCGCCTTGCGCGTCAAACTAATCACTTGGGATTCAATTCTGGCCTTTTCAAAAGTCACAATATGATTTTAGCTAGCTGGGCTTTTTCATAATCGGCGTCGTCTGTGCCAAAAACTTCCGTATATGTATTAAGAATCAATTTCCCGCCATCCTTATGACCCTGCCATTTTGATATTAATTTTATATCAACTTGCTTTTGCCAAAGTTTTCTAATTAAATAGGCGCGTATGCTTCTTTGTGTGAAATTTGGAAAGCCCAACCTATTGCAGGCATTTGTCAAAGACTTCCGGGCATCGCTAATGGTAAAAAGTGGTGTATTCGGGGGCAATGCCGTTTGTTGGGGGGCGGCTTTGGCGGTTTCCTTGGCGAGTAAGTTTTGCAAAAATGGTTTTAACTGCGGATAAATGGGCGGATAAAATAAAGCTCCCGTTTTGCGGCGTCTCACTGAAATTTTCTCTTTTATCCAATCAATATCACCCCAAGTTAAAGAACGCGCTTCCGCTTGCCCTAATCCAGCCAGTCCCAAAAATTCAACAAAGTTGGCGCTTTCTTCCGCTTTAACGTTTCGTTTTTCGGCGCGGATATTGTCCACAATGGCGCGGAACTGTTCATCTGTTGGGACAATCCGTTTTACATCTTCAACTCTTTTCCAAGGTTTATCTACTCTTGAAAATGGCGACTCAGGAATCATTTTGTCATTATAAGCTAGGTCAAACAGTTGCTTTAAAAACAGGGCGTAGCGGTTATAGGAACTATCTTTTAGGCGCGTTTCTTGTTTGGCAAGCCATTCATTCAACATAGAGGGTTGAACGCGGGAAACTTGAATCCCCAACCCATTGCCCCAAGTGGCCTTAAAGTTTTTGATTATACTGCGCTCCGTGTCTGTGGTTTTCTTTGATTTCCCCAAGCGGCCTTTAATAAATTTTTCCAATAGCTGTTCAAGTGTTGTTTTTTCGGCTTGCGCGTCCACCTTGTCAAGGTTGGCAATCCAATCCTTTAGCCGCCTTTCCGCGCTTTTCCTGTCAGTCGTATCCAATGAATGTTCTTTACGCTTGCCGCCGTGCTTCTTTATTGCATAATAGGTGTTGTTGACGCTATGCCGATACAAACACGGATAATTAGGAATTTTTTCAAGCAACTGCCTTGTGCTAAGGCAGGGGGCTCCCTTTTCTGTGCTGGTAGCAACATTCTGAGTGTTTCCCTTTGTGGTATTATTGATGTTATTCATAGTTCCCATATCATGAGGGGTGGCATTTGGGGGTGGCAAGCTAAATCGGCAATTCTTAATTCAAGCGTAAGTGCTTGTAAATAAACTGGTTGGGCGCTTGGCGCAGTGGTTAGCGCGTCTCGTTTACACCGAGTAGGTCGGGGGTTCAAATCCCTCAGCGCCCACCAACTCCTCTTTTGCGGGAAAATAGAGTTAAACCGGACGTTTTTCCAACCGGCCAACGGCGAACTCTTCCGCCACTACCGGAGTAAGCACTTCCAACGGACGATGGCCGATCGCTTGCACCGAGGAACAATACTTGGCCGCGCCGCATTGCATGAGATCAAAGACCCGGACCAAATCATAGAACCAAGTGGGATGCCGGTCCGTGAACTTTAATTCAAGGATGACCTTGGGGTAGTAGCTGTAGTGCGGGTCGTGCATCTCGGTTTTAACCGAAAAATGCAGGTTGGGTTCGGCGCAGACATGGCGGTCCATGGTGACCCGCACGGAATCATTGTCATTCACGTACGCCTCGCGTTGGTAGAAGATGTGAAGGCGCGGTCGGGCTTGAATGGTGGACATTAATTCGCAGAAACGCTGCACTGCCACGAAGGCTTTATCCGATTTGGAAAACATGTGTTGCGGTTCGGGGAAGTGACCGTTTAGCAAGAGGGGAACCGCCGCCTGTTTGACGCCGCCACGCTGTTTCATGATACAGGAATTCATCCGGCGCTTGATTTCAAAAAAGACCGGTGAATTGGCGTCGGTGCTGTAAAAGCGCAAGCGCAGCTTGTACCGGTTTTTATCGCCATTGATGGTCTCCCAATAGGTCTTCAAATGATCGGAATCCAGATACAAGCTATGGACGGGGTAGGATAGGTTGGGGTGCAGCGTGCTGTATTCATCCAAGTTGAGATGGCATTGCACAAAATCACGCACCTGAAGTGCCGCCTCTTCAGTGATGAGGTACTTCAACTCAAACCGCTGCGTTTGCATCCGATCAATTGCCATAAGTGTGCTTCTGTCTCAGGATTGAAACACGCTTGCGCCAGGATGCAAAGTTTTTTTTGCCATGGTATTCCAGCTTGGCAAAGACTGAACTATTTATAGGCTCGTACCAGGCCTTGGCACTGTGATGGTGGAAACCCGATCATTCCCGCCACAAGTAAAACGTGTACGCATTTGGGTTGTGGGTGCGCGGACATTCCATGGTCTGCGCCAGCAGGGTGCCCACGTGGATGATCTGACCAGTGAAGCCGTGGCTTTCAAATAGGGTGCGCATGGCGGGCAGGCTGAGCGTGTTCCAATGGTATTCCTCCACGGGATGCACGGTGTGTTCCTCCGCCTCGTGCAGGTTGAAGAAGTTCACGCACAGGCCGTGACGGGTGACGCGGCACACTTCGCGGACGGCCTGCGTCATGGCCTCGATGGAAAGGTGTTCAAACAGATCGTGAACGACGCACGCGGAGAACGCATGTTTGGCGGCTTTGATCTGAAGCACGTTGCCCGCTTGAAAATCAACCTTGGGAAACAGCTTGCGGGCATTGGCGACGTTCTTGGCGGATAGATCCATGCCGTGATACTCCAGCAGCCGCGCCAGACCAAACGCCGCGAAGAACCGATAGTCATTGGCCGAGCCGCAAG carries:
- a CDS encoding tyrosine-type recombinase/integrase, which translates into the protein MNNINNTTKGNTQNVATSTEKGAPCLSTRQLLEKIPNYPCLYRHSVNNTYYAIKKHGGKRKEHSLDTTDRKSAERRLKDWIANLDKVDAQAEKTTLEQLLEKFIKGRLGKSKKTTDTERSIIKNFKATWGNGLGIQVSRVQPSMLNEWLAKQETRLKDSSYNRYALFLKQLFDLAYNDKMIPESPFSRVDKPWKRVEDVKRIVPTDEQFRAIVDNIRAEKRNVKAEESANFVEFLGLAGLGQAEARSLTWGDIDWIKEKISVRRRKTGALFYPPIYPQLKPFLQNLLAKETAKAAPQQTALPPNTPLFTISDARKSLTNACNRLGFPNFTQRSIRAYLIRKLWQKQVDIKLISKWQGHKDGGKLILNTYTEVFGTDDADYEKAQLAKIIL
- a CDS encoding polyphosphate polymerase domain-containing protein, which translates into the protein MAIDRMQTQRFELKYLITEEAALQVRDFVQCHLNLDEYSTLHPNLSYPVHSLYLDSDHLKTYWETINGDKNRYKLRLRFYSTDANSPVFFEIKRRMNSCIMKQRGGVKQAAVPLLLNGHFPEPQHMFSKSDKAFVAVQRFCELMSTIQARPRLHIFYQREAYVNDNDSVRVTMDRHVCAEPNLHFSVKTEMHDPHYSYYPKVILELKFTDRHPTWFYDLVRVFDLMQCGAAKYCSSVQAIGHRPLEVLTPVVAEEFAVGRLEKRPV